The Rhizobium leguminosarum DNA segment CTCGTGGCGATCGGGAGCCCGCATGCATCCATCGAGGAATGCCGCGCGTTGGCCGCCGCGCTGACGACTGCGTTGATGGGAAGGCGCCGCCATCCGGGCGTCGCAGTGATTGTGACAGCCGGCCAGCAGGTGATCGACCAGGCTCAAGGGCGGGGGTTCAGGTTTTCCCGGACCTTTGCTGGTGCTCGATCTCCGAACCAGTGTTTCCCACCAAGACCAAGGCCGTGATCACGAACTCCGGAAAATATGCGCATTACGGCCCTGGCCTCTCGGGTCGCGCCGTGCGCCTTGCCAGTCTGAGCGACTGCGTGGAAGCCGCGATTTCAGGACGCGTGACGCCCCGAGCAGCGGGATGGACGGCCGAAGCCTCGCCGCCGGCATGATCGACCAAATGTAAAAAGGCAATCGAGTGCGGGCGGTTCCGCAGGGAGAGATGTTTTGCGGTTGTTGCAATGGGCAGAGCAGAACACGAACAGTTGCCCGCGCGTATGTTTCAAAGTACCCGTTGTCGACAACAAGGATTTTGAAATGGCCATGCAAACGCAAGCTCCCTCCTCTGAACGCAAGCGCGGTTCCGGTGCGAAAACCGTATACGAGCTTCTGCGCAATGACATTCTGGACTTGGTCTTGCCACCTGGTAGCCCGATCGACGAGGTGCAGCTCGCCGAACATTTCAAAATGTCACGCACCCCAATCCGCGAGGCGCTGGTCCGCCTTGCGGGTGAAGGTCTGATCGATACCCTGCCCAATCGGTCGACGATGGTATCCAACATCGACTTTCTCAACCTGCATACTTTCTTCGACGCTTTGGTCCTGATGTACCGCGTCACCACAAAACTGGCGGCGCAATATCACCGTCCTGCAGATCTGCTGGAGATCAAGGCTCGCCAATCGGAATTCGCAGCCGCCGTCGCGAACCAAGACGCCCTGGCGATGATTGCGAGCAACGCCGCTCTTCATTCTTCGATTGCAGAAGCCGGGCGCAATCCATATTTCGTCGCCGTTTTCAATCGGATTCTCGATGATGGACGACGCATTCTCCGGCTGTACTACCAGTCCTATGGAGATCGGCTGCCGCAGCAATTCGTCGATGAACACGAAGAGATCATCGACGCAATCGCCGCGCGTGACGCGGACCTCGCCGACCGGCTGGCCCGAGTTCACGCGGAACAGATTGTCGAACAGATTCAGAAGCTGTTTGCGAGGAAAGACCGGTTCGACATCAGTCTTTAAAAAACAGCGGCGGCCGCAATTTCTTGTCGACAAAAAAAATACAACGATGTATATTCACCTACATAGAGGCGCGACGCTCTGCATCCGCCACCGGTTTCCGTTTCGTCTCACCGAGGAGTTTTCACGATGAAAGCTAAGATTTTTTCCGGCGTCGTTCCCGCTCTCATGACACCCTGTAAGGATGACCGCAGCCCTGACTATGATGGGCTGGTCCGCAAGGGCAACGAACTCATCGCGCAAGGAATGTCGGCGGTCGTCTATTGCGGCTCGATGGGCGATTGGCCCCTTCTGACCGATCAACAGCGCATGGAAGGCGTCGAGCGCCTGGTCAATGCCGGTATCCCGGTTATCGTCGGCACAGGCGCGGTCAATACCGCTTCCGCCGTTGCCCATGCCGCGCACGCCCAGAAGGTGGGCGCCCAGGGACTGATGGTTATCCCCCGCGTGCTCTCCCGCGGCACCGTCGTCGCTGCCCAGAAAAACCATTTCAAGGCCATCCTTGCGGCTGCGCCGGATCTTCCTGCCGTCATCTACAATAGCCCTTATTATGG contains these protein-coding regions:
- a CDS encoding GntR family transcriptional regulator, whose amino-acid sequence is MAMQTQAPSSERKRGSGAKTVYELLRNDILDLVLPPGSPIDEVQLAEHFKMSRTPIREALVRLAGEGLIDTLPNRSTMVSNIDFLNLHTFFDALVLMYRVTTKLAAQYHRPADLLEIKARQSEFAAAVANQDALAMIASNAALHSSIAEAGRNPYFVAVFNRILDDGRRILRLYYQSYGDRLPQQFVDEHEEIIDAIAARDADLADRLARVHAEQIVEQIQKLFARKDRFDISL